A stretch of DNA from Firmicutes bacterium CAG:345:
TTGTAGAATTTAGTTTCATAAAAATATGGATGCAAAAAATATGAAAGGAAGCAGATAGATATGTTTATTGAAAAATTATCTAAAAACTTTGATACTAATGAACCTATTTTTACTGAAGAAATCCTATCTTTATTTAATGAATATTCGCGAGCTCAGGTTTTCCGTTATATTGATAAAGCAAAAAATAATATGGAATTAATTCAGTTTACAAAAGGTGTTTATTATATTTCAACAATTACTTTTTGGGGTGATTTATCAATGATAACAACAGATTCTGTAGTAGAAAAAAAGTATCTTAGAAATTCAAATCAAGTCTATGGAGTTTATAGTGGAATAAAATTGCTAAATCTTTTTTCGGTAACAACACAAATGGGAGCAACAATTGAAATTGTCACAAATAATGAAACCACATGTTGCAGACATATAGATATTAATAGTAGGAAATTTATTTTGAGAAAATCTCGATGTAAAATTACTAAAAAGAATTATGCAGCTTATACGATTTTATAATTGTTTAATGATTTTGATGATCAAGATAAATTAGATGATCATTCATATAAAAGTATTATTGAATATATTAATAATTTTAAAGTAGAAAAAGAACAATTACTTGAATTATCGATGCAATTTCCTGCACGAGCAATAAAAAAAATAATTGGTAGTGGAATTTTAAATGAAATTGTATAATTTTATAAAATTTATTAAAGTCTAAGCAAATAAAAAGATTGTGTTCATTTAAGTTTGAGCACAATCTTTTTTTAATTTTTTATTTTGTCAAGAAAGCTTTATATGCGAGGTAAGCTTCATAAACGTCAGCTTTAGCAACAATTTCCATTGGTGCATGCATATTGAATACTGCAATACCAGCATCTAAGACATTCATGTTATAGTTTCCTAAAATATAGGCAATTGTACCACCGCCGCCTTGATCTACTTTACCAAGTTCGGCTGTTTGATAATGAATTTGTTCATTATCAAGGATATTTCTTATCCATGCGATATATTCTGGATTTGCATCATTAGATCCAGATTTTCCTCTAGAACCGGTATATTTATTAAAGACAATACCTTTATTGAAGTAGGCAGCATTTTTTGGATCATTGACAGATTCAAATAATGGATCATATCCAGAAGAAACATCGGATGAGAGCATTTTTGAATTGCTCATAGCTTTCTTTAAATCAATATATGAAGTATAACCTAATTCATTTAATAATAAGGCTACTATATCTTCAAAGTATTTAGATTGAGCACCTGTTGCGCCAACTGAACCTATTTCTTCTTTATCAACTAAGACACAGCAAGATGTTTCTTCTGGATTTTCAGAATCAAGAATTGCTCTTAATGAAGTATAAGCACAAACTCTATCATCATGTCCATATCCAGCGACCATTGATCTATCTAGGCCATAGTCTCTAGCTTTGCCAGCTGGGACAATTTCAAGTTCAGCAGATAAGAAATCTTCTTCGTCGAAATCATATTTATCTTTTAATAATTTTAAGACATTCTTCTTCACAGCATCTTTTTCTTCATCTTTTAATGGAATAGAACCAATTGTTAGATCTAAAGCTTCGCCTTCAATTACTTTAGCTGCTGGTTTAGTGAGTTGATCAGCGGAAAGGTGAATCAATAAATCTGAAATACCAACTACTGGATCGGTATCACTTTCACCAATGTTGACATTGATGGTTTCACCACTTTTTTTAATGACAACACCATGGATGGCAAGAGGAATAGTAACCCATTGATATTTTTTAATACCACCATAGTAATGGGTATCTAATAAAGCAAAATCACTTTTTTGGTAAAGAGGATTTTGCTTGACATCAAGACGTGGTGAATCAATATGAGCTCCTAAAATTCTCATTCCACTTGTTAGTGGCTTGGAACCGATTCTAAATAAGATAACATTCTTATTTTTATTGACTGCATAAACTTTTGAACCAGGTTTAAGAACAACTTTATTGGAAGTATTATCATTTATAATGCTATCTAAATTGATAAAACCATTTTGTTCAGCTGCCTTAACAGCTTGTTCAACACATAATCTTTCTGTTTTTCCATAAGAGATAAAATCTTTATAAGATTCACAGAATTCTGAAATAGCTTCTAATTTTTCATTAGTGCAATCTTTATAAATATTTTTTGAATACATTAGTTATATTTCTCCTTTCATTTGTAACTGAAATATATTATAGAATATTAAAATAATTTTTGTTAAAAAACGATAAATTTAATTCTGATGGTCATAGTGACAATCACAATATTGTCCACCACTTGCTAAAGTATATTCTCTAGTAAATTTAGTGTTATTTAATCTTGCCATATCATAATCCAAAGAGCACATTGCTGGAATATATTCTTTAAGACCGAGTTCAGTCATAAGTTTACAAATTCCACAGGTATAGAAAGTAGCAGTATATTGGTTAATAGTTTCTTCATCTTCAACAGAGAATTTCCAGGAATAGGGATTTTCTATCTTCATACTTCTTTCTGCTTGTTCTTTTAATTTTTGTCTACCTTTTACTGTATAGGAACGACTCTTCTTTGAGAACTTTTTAGTAAAGAAATTTTCGCACATTGCAGTTTGATAGTATTTACGAATTTCTTCTAAAGAATATTTATTCTCTAATGAGAGTAAAACAGAAGAAAGAAGAGCACAATTTAATATATTTATAATAAAACGATCATTTTTATCAAATTGAGGAACATTAGAAAGAATTTCTTTATATTTTTTATGTGCCTCTTTCATTACTAAAGCAGGATTACTTTCATTAAGAACAGTAGTTAAACATTTTTTAAAAGAAGATTTATAACAAGTCCACATCAACTTTGGTAAAGTATTGTATTTCATGCATTTTTCCAGTCCTTTAAAATATTTAATAAGCGATATTCAATATCAATTCTAGTATTTTTGCATTCTTTAGAATTTTCTTTAGCAGATTTAAACATTAGTTTTAAAAGAAGAGTAGAACATAAAGGAAAAATATTTTTAATAAGACTCTGCGGAAAAACATAGTGTGTGCCATATTCATATACAAAAATTTCTTCTTGGCATTTATGAGGTTTATTTTTTAAACGATTTTCCATTCTACGAATATATTTAGCAGTATTCCATAAAGAATCATCCATTGCACCGATTAAAACTAATTTACCATTGATATTTTCAATTTTGATAAATTCTTCTTCTTTAATTGGATGAGCAAGTTCAGAATCATCAAATATTCTTCTAGAAGCAGCTACATTTCCGGTGCTCTTGCATTCTTCTTTGAACATTTTCCAATATTCAGGATGTTGATAACAAAAAGGCATATATGGAAGAGGAATATTATGATAAGTAAATAAAGATTCACCATCAATAGGCCATTCTTTACATCCATCTTTATTGCCTTGTGCAAAACCTTGCCAAATGAAAT
This window harbors:
- a CDS encoding putative uncharacterized protein (product inferred by homology to UniProt) codes for the protein MKYNTLPKLMWTCYKSSFKKCLTTVLNESNPALVMKEAHKKYKEILSNVPQFDKNDRFIINILNCALLSSVLLSLENKYSLEEIRKYYQTAMCENFFTKKFSKKSRSYTVKGRQKLKEQAERSMKIENPYSWKFSVEDEETINQYTATFYTCGICKLMTELGLKEYIPAMCSLDYDMARLNNTKFTREYTLASGGQYCDCHYDHQN
- a CDS encoding putative uncharacterized protein (product inferred by homology to UniProt), producing MFIEKLSKNFDTNEPIFTEEILSLFNEYSRAQVFRYIDKAKNNMELIQFTKGVYYISTITFWGDLSMITTDSVVEKKYLRNSNQVYGVYSGIKLLNLFSVTTQMGATIEIVTNNETTCCRHIDINSRKFILRKSRCKITKKNYAAYTIL
- a CDS encoding bAAT/acyl-CoA thioester hydrolase C-terminal domain protein (product inferred by homology to UniProt), with the translated sequence MKHLHFDIEKDGFYGAYWKCKNKTDAGVIAMLGDDPEDYLAKKCVKWLNNLGFNVLTMSPGKKDYSHHNYPLERIEKAISFLKENDNKKIGIIGASTTGTLALTSASYFSDISLTIAFTPSDFIWQGFAQGNKDGCKEWPIDGESLFTYHNIPLPYMPFCYQHPEYWKMFKEECKSTGNVAASRRIFDDSELAHPIKEEEFIKIENINGKLVLIGAMDDSLWNTAKYIRRMENRLKNKPHKCQEEIFVYEYGTHYVFPQSLIKNIFPLCSTLLLKLMFKSAKENSKECKNTRIDIEYRLLNILKDWKNA
- a CDS encoding m18 family aminopeptidase (product inferred by homology to UniProt), giving the protein MYSKNIYKDCTNEKLEAISEFCESYKDFISYGKTERLCVEQAVKAAEQNGFINLDSIINDNTSNKVVLKPGSKVYAVNKNKNVILFRIGSKPLTSGMRILGAHIDSPRLDVKQNPLYQKSDFALLDTHYYGGIKKYQWVTIPLAIHGVVIKKSGETINVNIGESDTDPVVGISDLLIHLSADQLTKPAAKVIEGEALDLTIGSIPLKDEEKDAVKKNVLKLLKDKYDFDEEDFLSAELEIVPAGKARDYGLDRSMVAGYGHDDRVCAYTSLRAILDSENPEETSCCVLVDKEEIGSVGATGAQSKYFEDIVALLLNELGYTSYIDLKKAMSNSKMLSSDVSSGYDPLFESVNDPKNAAYFNKGIVFNKYTGSRGKSGSNDANPEYIAWIRNILDNEQIHYQTAELGKVDQGGGGTIAYILGNYNMNVLDAGIAVFNMHAPMEIVAKADVYEAYLAYKAFLTK